GCAAAAGCTTATCCCACCTTTCTATTTTTAGCATGTGGCCCGATGGCATGGATCGGCAGAAAACCGTTGGAGTACCGGGTATAATCTAAATTCTCTGGTAGGGTCAAGGGATAGCAAGGGTACGGGGCAACTGGCACGCGACTGAAGGCTGATCTATGAGCCACGGTTGGCTAAGAGGTCAAGACCTCTATTTGCTCGCGGGTAAGGGCGCCGTTGTGCAAGGCGGTGGCCACCAGAGATTACTCAAAAAGGGCTTGGCCACTTCGATGAGAGCCCGGTGGCGCAGGCGTGGGGCGTCAATCTCTTTGTTTGGTAACCGCGAGGTTACATTGGCCAATAGGGCGGCTAGGAGAAATTACCTCAGCTTGGAACCCATGGCTCCTTCCATCAATATCATAAAGAAGAAGGAGGTGGGCACGGTGTTTTCAGATACCAAGGAAAGCGTTGGCAAGATTACAGTGAAAATGTCGGGCTCGGAAGCCAGGGCAGCCGCGAAAAAAGAGCCGGTGGCCCAGGCAGGGCAGACTGCTGTCGATGAGGCTGAGGCTCAGTATTATGATTGGAAACTAGCTCGAGCTTATGTTCCTTTCCAGAAGTACCGGGAGCGATATGACCCCATGAAGGGCCTCATGCGCGGTACCATCTTTCCCGAGTTAGATATGCCCTATGTTCCGCGGGAGCGCTAACTGGCAATTGGCCTTCGAGTGGGCCTTGGGCAGATTAGACCTGGAGTTATTACCCAGTATGGCTAGCCCGATTGGGAGCTAGCTGAGGCAGTCGAAGGAGGGAGGTAAATTGGACGGTCGGCAAAAGGAATTGCTAAAAGAAATCATGGCTCTAGGTTTTACAGCCATAGATTTTCACCTATATTTAGACACCCATCCCGAGGATGCTCGGGCTTTAAATGATTATGCGGCCATTGCCGAGGAGTTGCGCCGGGTGACCCGGCAATACGAAGAGCGCTACGGCCCGCTCACCTTGATGAGTCCATATGCGGCCCAGGAACGGTGGCGCTGGGTTGAAGAGCCCTGGCCCTGGGAGATCACGTTCTAGTTCTGGACTTGGCGTTTCATACCCTAGGCGGCGAGCACTGTGTCATTCACGTGAACCGATGCCAGCTGGATTCGGCCTGCATTAGGACAGCGATAGCCTGGCATCCTGCTGCTCGCGTGAGCTGATCCCGGTTGCCCTGCCTTGCCGGGCGCCTAGACCTGGACAATTGTACAGTCGGATATTAGGCGTTTATTGAAAGGAGGTACGAGCCATGTGGGTATACGAAAAGCGGCTGGAATACCCTATCCGGGTAGGGCGGCCCAACCCCCGGTTGGCCAAAGAAATTATCACTCAGTACGGTGGGCCCGATGGGGAACTGGCGGCCTCCCTGCGTTACCTGACCCAGCGCTACACCATGCCTTTACCCAAAGCTAAGGCGGTGCTGACTGACATTGGCACCGAAGAGCTGGCGCATATGGAAATCATTGCTAGCCTGGTCTACAACTTGATCAAGGATGCTTCTGTGGAGGAGATCAAGCGGGCGGGAATGGACGGCTATTACGCCGATCACGATAAAGCCCTGTACTTTGTCAATGCCGAGGGCGCCCCTTGGGTGGCTTCTTATATCCAATCCAAGGGTGATCCGGTAACTGATTTGCACGAGGATATGGCGGCGGAGCAGAAGGCCCGCTCTACTTATGAGTGGCTGATCAACCTTTCCGATGATCCCGATGTGACCGACGCCTTGAAATTCCTGCGCGAGCGCGAGATAGTTCATTACCAACGATTTGGCGAGACTCTGCAGTACGTTTACGAGTGGCAGAACTCGAAAAAGTACTACTAGCACCTGGCCTAAGAAGAAGGGTTGACCGCAAACGCTCAATAGTGAGGCGGTACCAGGGACACCAGGCGCACGCGTCCTTAATTAGAGCTCCAAGGTTAGTGGGCAAGACTTCACGGTTGCCCTAGCTTGGAGCTCTTGGCTTTCCGGGGTCGCTTAGCTTGTACCATAGTACCATTTCC
This portion of the Clostridia bacterium genome encodes:
- a CDS encoding spore coat associated protein CotJA, which translates into the protein MSGSEARAAAKKEPVAQAGQTAVDEAEAQYYDWKLARAYVPFQKYRERYDPMKGLMRGTIFPELDMPYVPRER
- a CDS encoding spore coat protein CotJB; protein product: MDGRQKELLKEIMALGFTAIDFHLYLDTHPEDARALNDYAAIAEELRRVTRQYEERYGPLTLMSPYAAQERWRWVEEPWPWEITF
- a CDS encoding manganese catalase family protein codes for the protein MWVYEKRLEYPIRVGRPNPRLAKEIITQYGGPDGELAASLRYLTQRYTMPLPKAKAVLTDIGTEELAHMEIIASLVYNLIKDASVEEIKRAGMDGYYADHDKALYFVNAEGAPWVASYIQSKGDPVTDLHEDMAAEQKARSTYEWLINLSDDPDVTDALKFLREREIVHYQRFGETLQYVYEWQNSKKYY